In the Limanda limanda chromosome 1, fLimLim1.1, whole genome shotgun sequence genome, one interval contains:
- the LOC133004329 gene encoding cytochrome c oxidase assembly factor 6 homolog, which produces MPAPSSSERKACWDARDLLWKCLGDKDDKAAACQNFQSEFEANCPAQWVKYFTKRRDYLKYKEKMQNEGFIPAKGPQQPS; this is translated from the exons ATGCCGGCTCCGAGTTCATCAGAGAGAAAGGCCTGCTGGGATGCCAGGGACCTGCTGTGGAAATGTCTGGGTGACAAGGATGACAAAGCTGCAGCCTGCCAGAACTTCCAGAGCGAATTTGAGGCAAATTGCCCTGCGCAGTGG GTGAAATATTTCACCAAGAGGAGAGACTACTTGAAATACAAGGAGAAGATGCAAAATGAAGGCTTCATACCTGCCAAAGGCCCCCAACAGCCCTCCTAA